The sequence below is a genomic window from Brassica oleracea var. oleracea cultivar TO1000 unplaced genomic scaffold, BOL UnpScaffold02729, whole genome shotgun sequence.
ATGTGTAGATCGTTTGATTCAGTATGTGTCTTTGTTGGTGAATAAATCCGAAGGAGTTTAGAACAGCTTGAGCATCAATCTGAAATTGAGATTTATGTTTCtgcgaaaaaaaaatatatttacaattgaACAAAGTTGTTACCGATTGAATACAAATCAATGtactaagaaaacaaaaacaaactagTTGGATTGGAGTTGGAGCTTTTCTCGCCACAAGAGAGAAACTCAAAGATCTTGCCCTTAGCCAATGTACGTCCAAACACCACGAACCCATCGCACCTTCCCGTCTCTCTATCTAAGTCAACGAGCGTTGACTTCAACCTCTTCCTTTCCCTCTCCATCTCTCCCATAGCTACAGCCACCGGCGACCGTTTCTTAACGGCGAACTCCGCCGTTGCTCTAATAGACCTCTCCACCGCCTCCAACCTACTCACCAGTCTACTGATCCTCTCCACTTCCTTGAGAGCCACCATCGTCGCCCCCTCCATCGACGTCACCGCCGTCTTTTCCCGTTTCAGAGTCGCCGTCGACTTCTTCCACTTGGAAGCAGCGAACGTAGCCACCTCCCCAACCGGAACGGATCCGAATATTCCGGCGACGATTTTGCTCACCGTCACTAGGGCAATCACCGGAGCGATTATCGCCGCCGTGACCACCGCTCTTTTGCCACGCACGCGTCTCAGCTTCCTCTCGATCTCCTTCATGGTCGACTCTAGCTTCACGATCATCTCGGCTAAATCTCGATGACAGATCTGAAGCTTCCTGAGAAAATCACCATCACAATCTCCGTCGTCGGAGTTACAACTAGTACACAAGTCGTTCAACTTACTCAGGTCTCGGAAGGTTTTTCTGAAACTTGCTTCTAACAAACCGCTGCAACCGCTTTTCTCCTCCTCGAAGTCACGCAACGCCTCGTCTAACATGAAGCACTCCTCGTGTTCTGC
It includes:
- the LOC106321722 gene encoding UPF0496 protein At3g57100-like, whose translation is MKTLAPFSSHRLRQRISTVYPAMTFLSPPSLTSSSSSMIKSRSEENLSKLNECMENMDEDVSEMFMECHQTDFRQEPELLRLLSDYFTTSKSVSELCESLRKCLERAEHEECFMLDEALRDFEEEKSGCSGLLEASFRKTFRDLSKLNDLCTSCNSDDGDCDGDFLRKLQICHRDLAEMIVKLESTMKEIERKLRRVRGKRAVVTAAIIAPVIALVTVSKIVAGIFGSVPVGEVATFAASKWKKSTATLKREKTAVTSMEGATMVALKEVERISRLVSRLEAVERSIRATAEFAVKKRSPVAVAMGEMERERKRLKSTLVDLDRETGRCDGFVVFGRTLAKGKIFEFLSCGEKSSNSNPTSLFLFS